From one Catellatospora sp. IY07-71 genomic stretch:
- a CDS encoding ABC transporter substrate-binding protein, with translation MNALTRRGVALVAAAALLTAVAACSDDANTPPAEVPGVSATEILVGSHMPLTGPAAAGYSEIAPASKAYFDYVNANGGVHGRKINYKFLDDGYNPANTQTVVRKLVLEDKVFAILNGLGTPTHTGVLDFLKTNRVPDLFVASGSRSWDQPAKYPTTFGFNTDYTVEGKILATHIKSSYAGKKVCFFGQDDDFGRDSLVGVEQVLGAGAVVAKEKYVTSNTNVAPQIGALKAAGCEVVVLATVPGFTALSMGTAARIGFKPQWVVSNVGSDYQTLAKTLGAGKVLLEGMIGVSNLPSPVDANDPWTAMFKKIHDQYNSAAPFNGNAIYGMSVAYLFVQSLQAAGKDLTREGLIAAVEKGGFKGPWYAPLRFGKDDHSGFGGHRLTKVAGDTQEFFGPVYETDSESGPVNEYGEQRPTPPANSIPSA, from the coding sequence ATGAATGCCCTGACCCGACGCGGTGTCGCGCTCGTCGCGGCCGCCGCGCTGCTCACCGCCGTCGCGGCCTGCAGCGACGACGCGAACACCCCGCCCGCCGAGGTGCCGGGCGTGTCGGCCACCGAGATCCTGGTCGGCTCGCACATGCCGCTGACCGGTCCCGCCGCGGCCGGCTACTCGGAGATCGCACCCGCCAGCAAGGCGTACTTCGACTACGTCAACGCCAACGGCGGCGTGCACGGCCGTAAGATCAACTACAAGTTCCTCGACGACGGCTACAACCCGGCCAACACCCAGACCGTGGTGCGCAAGCTGGTCCTGGAGGACAAGGTCTTCGCCATCCTGAACGGCCTCGGCACGCCCACCCACACCGGCGTGCTCGACTTCCTCAAGACCAACCGGGTGCCGGACCTGTTCGTCGCCTCCGGCAGCCGCAGCTGGGACCAGCCGGCGAAGTACCCGACCACGTTCGGCTTCAACACCGACTACACGGTCGAGGGCAAGATCCTGGCCACCCACATCAAGTCCTCGTACGCGGGCAAGAAGGTGTGCTTCTTCGGCCAGGACGACGATTTCGGCCGGGACAGCCTGGTCGGCGTCGAGCAGGTGCTCGGCGCGGGCGCCGTGGTCGCCAAGGAGAAGTACGTCACCAGCAACACCAACGTCGCCCCGCAGATCGGCGCGCTGAAGGCGGCCGGCTGCGAGGTCGTGGTGCTGGCCACGGTGCCGGGCTTCACGGCGCTGTCCATGGGCACCGCCGCCCGCATCGGCTTCAAGCCGCAGTGGGTGGTCTCCAACGTCGGCTCCGACTACCAGACCCTGGCCAAGACGCTGGGCGCGGGCAAGGTGCTGCTGGAGGGCATGATCGGCGTGTCCAACCTGCCCTCGCCGGTGGACGCGAACGACCCGTGGACCGCGATGTTCAAGAAGATCCACGACCAGTACAACAGCGCCGCCCCGTTCAACGGCAACGCGATCTACGGCATGTCGGTGGCGTACCTGTTCGTGCAGTCGCTCCAGGCGGCCGGCAAGGACCTGACCCGCGAGGGCCTGATCGCCGCGGTCGAGAAGGGCGGCTTCAAGGGCCCGTGGTACGCGCCGCTGCGCTTCGGCAAGGACGACCACTCGGGCTTCGGCGGCCACCGCCTGACCAAGGTCGCCGGGGACACGCAGGAGTTCTTCGGCCCCGTCTACGAGACCGACTCGGAGTCCGGCCCGGTCAACGAGTACGGCGAGCAGCGCCCCACGCCGCCCGCAAACAGCATCCCGAGCGCCTGA